In the Bacteroidota bacterium genome, CACAGAATGAGCAGGACTCGCGCTTTTACGCAAAATTTGCATTTATTCCCTGTCTTGAACCGCTCAACCAGCAGGAAGCATACGACATGGTGATTTACGGTTTCGAAATGTCGGAAAAGTACAAAGTTCCCGTGATGCTGCGTATCACAACCCGTCTGGCACACTCAAGAGCCGGCGTTGTGCTGAAACCCGGCCGCGCGCAGAACGAACTGAAATTGCCCGAAGACCTGAAACAATTCATTTTGCTTCCGGCAATTGCACGCAAACGTTATAAAATGCTGCTTGGAATGCAGGATTCTTTTGAAATGGAATCAGAAAAATCAGCATTCAATAATTATTATGAAGGTCATGATAAAAGCCTCGGCATTATTTGCAGCGGCATTGCCTATAATTATCTTGTTGAGAATTATCAGGGAAAGGTTCCCTATCCCGTTCTAAAGGTATGCCAGTACCCGCTTCCGCGAAAAAAAGTTGAGCAGATATTTGCCGATTGTGCAGAGATACTTGTGATGGAAGAAGGGTATCCTTTAATTGAAGAACAACTGAAAGGATTTCTTGCCGGTGCATATAAAATAAAAGGCCGTCTGGATGGTACATTGCCACGTGATGGCGAACTCAACCCCAATATCGTTGCCGCTGCACTTGGATTTCCGGAAGAAAAATACAACGAAGTTCCGGCAATCGTGGTTGGAAGACCACCTTCGCTTTGTGCCGGCTGCCCGCATATAGACTCCTATCTTTCCATGAATGAAGCGCTCGCGGCTTATGGCAAAGGACGTGTTTTTGCTGATATTGGCTGTTATACTCTTGGTGCACTTCCACCTTTTGACGCCATAAATTCTTGTGTTGACATGGGCGCTTCCATTACCATGGCCAAAGGTGCCGCCGATGCAGGATTGGTTCCCGCAGTTGCAGTTATCGGTGATTCGACATTTACTCACAGCGGCATTACCGGACTGCTGGATTGTGTTATCGATAAATCACCCGTTACGATTTTTATTCTTGATAACCAGATTACAGCCATGACAGGCGGACAGAAATCGGCTGCCAACGGAAGAATAGAAAGCATTTGCAAAGGAATTGGCGTAGAACCCGAACACATCCGCGTGATTAAACCATTGAGAAAAAATCATGAGGAGAATACCGCAATTGTTAAAGAAGAACTTGCATACAATGGCGTTTCTGTGATTATTGCTCTCAGGGAATGCATAGTTGAGCTTAACAAGAAAATGAGAGAAAAATTTAAAAAGTAAGACGATGAAAAAAGATATCATATTAGCCGGTGTCGGCGGACAGGGAATCGTATCTATTGCAGCAGTTATAGGATTGGCAGCGGTTGACCTGAAACTGTCAACCAAGCAGTCGGAAGTACATGGCATGAGTCAGCGAGGCGGCGACGTTTCAAGTAATTTAAGGGTTTCGGACACTGAAATTTTCTCAGATCTTATCCCGAAAGGAAAAGCCGACCTTATTATCTCCGTTGAACCAATGGAAGCCCTGAGACACCTGCACATGCTGGCACCCGACGGATGGCTTATTTCCAATACCGAACCGTTTAAAAACATTCCGAACTATCCCGATAAGGATGCATTACTGGCAGAAATAGGCAAACTCAAACAACATGTACTCATCGATGCCGATAAAATGGCCAAAGACCAGGGGGCTTCAAAAGCAGCAAACATGATTATTTTAGGCGCCTCCTCCCCCTTCCTCGAAATTGAGTTTTCCAAACTTGAAGATGCCATCCGCAAACTGTTCGGTAAAAAAGGCGATGACGTTGTAAATTCAAATATCAACGCACTGCGCAGCGGACGGGATTTTGTGAAGGATTTAATTAAATGATTCTAAATATAATCTATATGAAAGCCGGCTTCTTAGTCGGCTTTTTTTTGCCAAATAATATTTATTTTTCATCCCTGTAAGGGATATGGTTTTATTCGTATTTTTGAACCGCATAATAAACAGTTGCTAACTAAATAATACAATAATTTTATGGCAAAAAGAACCATCGTTGCAATGCCCGGCGACGGCATCGGAAAACCGGTACTTGATGAATGTATTCGCGTACTTGACGCTGCAGGATTTGATGCAGATTATGTTCAGGGAGATATAGGTTGGGAATTCTGGTGTAAAGAAGGCGATCCGCTGCCTCAGCGCACACTCGACCTGCTCGAGAAACACCAAATCGGACTGTTCGGAGCTATTACTTCAAAACCTAAAGATAAAGCTGCCGCCGAACTGATTCCCGAACTTCAGGGAAAAGGCATCAGCTACTACAGCCCGATTGTTAGCATGCGCCAAAAATTCACACTCGACATTTGCATGCGCCCGATTAAAACGTTTAAAAATAATCCGCTCAACTTCATCAGACGCGGAGCAAACAATACCATCGAAGAACCCATCGTGGATGTTATGATTTTCCGTCAGAATACGGAATGTCTTTACGGAGGTGTGGAATGGACCAACCCATCGGATCAGGTGTATGACGCGCTGATGACGCATCCCAAATTCAAAGAGAATTTTTCATGGTGCCCGAGACCCGAATTAGCTGTTTCAACCCGTATCTTCACAAAAAAATACACTGCTCGCATTGTTAAAGCCGCTTTTGAATATGCCAAAGAAAGAGGTTTTGATACGGTTACCGTGTGCGAAAAGCCCAACGTGGTTAGAGAAACATCAGGTATGATGCTGAAACTTGCCCAGGAAATGTCGAAAAACGAATATCCCGGCATCCGCGTTGAAGATGTAAACATTGATGCGATGATGATGTGGCTCACCAAAAACCCCGAAAAATATCATGTTATTGTTGCCGGTAATATGTTCGGCGATATTGTAAGCGATGGCTTTGCCGGAC is a window encoding:
- a CDS encoding indolepyruvate oxidoreductase subunit beta; translation: MKKDIILAGVGGQGIVSIAAVIGLAAVDLKLSTKQSEVHGMSQRGGDVSSNLRVSDTEIFSDLIPKGKADLIISVEPMEALRHLHMLAPDGWLISNTEPFKNIPNYPDKDALLAEIGKLKQHVLIDADKMAKDQGASKAANMIILGASSPFLEIEFSKLEDAIRKLFGKKGDDVVNSNINALRSGRDFVKDLIK
- a CDS encoding thiamine pyrophosphate-dependent enzyme, translating into MQTVLLLGDEAIAQGALDAGISGCYAYPGTPSTEITEYIDHSKTARANGVKACWGANEKTAMESALGMSYAGKRSLVCMKHVGLNVAADPFINSAITGVNGGMIVVAADDPSMHSSQNEQDSRFYAKFAFIPCLEPLNQQEAYDMVIYGFEMSEKYKVPVMLRITTRLAHSRAGVVLKPGRAQNELKLPEDLKQFILLPAIARKRYKMLLGMQDSFEMESEKSAFNNYYEGHDKSLGIICSGIAYNYLVENYQGKVPYPVLKVCQYPLPRKKVEQIFADCAEILVMEEGYPLIEEQLKGFLAGAYKIKGRLDGTLPRDGELNPNIVAAALGFPEEKYNEVPAIVVGRPPSLCAGCPHIDSYLSMNEALAAYGKGRVFADIGCYTLGALPPFDAINSCVDMGASITMAKGAADAGLVPAVAVIGDSTFTHSGITGLLDCVIDKSPVTIFILDNQITAMTGGQKSAANGRIESICKGIGVEPEHIRVIKPLRKNHEENTAIVKEELAYNGVSVIIALRECIVELNKKMREKFKK
- a CDS encoding isocitrate/isopropylmalate family dehydrogenase, with the protein product MAKRTIVAMPGDGIGKPVLDECIRVLDAAGFDADYVQGDIGWEFWCKEGDPLPQRTLDLLEKHQIGLFGAITSKPKDKAAAELIPELQGKGISYYSPIVSMRQKFTLDICMRPIKTFKNNPLNFIRRGANNTIEEPIVDVMIFRQNTECLYGGVEWTNPSDQVYDALMTHPKFKENFSWCPRPELAVSTRIFTKKYTARIVKAAFEYAKERGFDTVTVCEKPNVVRETSGMMLKLAQEMSKNEYPGIRVEDVNIDAMMMWLTKNPEKYHVIVAGNMFGDIVSDGFAGLAGGLGFACSANIGEKVAVFEPTHGSAPKYADYPVSIVNPIAMVSSAVMMLEHIGEMEIADRIRNAVAQVILEGKVMAYDMLKMGGNPDVVNKGAASTRQMADAIIAKLK